One genomic segment of Brassica napus cultivar Da-Ae chromosome A3, Da-Ae, whole genome shotgun sequence includes these proteins:
- the LOC106439824 gene encoding transportin-1 isoform X2, with translation MAVWQPREDGLSEICALLEQQISPSSAAVDKSQIWKQLEHFSQIPDFNNYLVFILVRAQGKSVEIRQAAGLLLKNNLKGGYSSMAQENRKYIKSELLPCLGAVDRHIRTTVGTIISEIVNIDGVSGWLELLPALVTCLDSNDLNHMDGAMDALSKICEDIPHVLDSEVPGLAETTPINIFLPRLFQFFQSPHASLRKLSLGCVNQYVIIMPAALYNSMDKYLQGLFVLANDPVAEVRKLVCAAFVQLTEVLPSSIEPHLRNVMEYMLQVNKYPDEEVALEACEFWSAYCDAQLPPDNLKELLPRLIPVLLSNMAYADDDESLLDAEEDESQPDRDQDLKPRFHTSRLHGSEYFDDDDDDSFNVWNLRKCSAAAIDVLSNVFGDEILPALMPLIQAKISTSGDETWKEREAAVLTLGAIAEGCFNGLYPHLSEIVAFLLPLLDDKFPLIRSISCWTLSRFGKYLIQETGNPKGYEQFEKVLMGLLRRLLDTNKRVQEAACSAFATVEEDAAEELVPHLGVILQHLMCAFGKYQRRNLRIVYDAIGTLADSVREELNKPAYLEILMPPLVAKWQQLSNSDKDLFPLLECFTSISQALGVGFAPFAQPVFQRCMDIIQLQQLAKVDPASAGAQYDREFIVCSLDLLSGLAEGLGSGIESLISQSNLRDVLLKCCMDETSDVRQSAFALMGDLARVFPAYLQPRLLEFLEIASQQLNANLSRENLSVANNACWAIGELAVKVRQEVSPIVTNVVSSLGLILQHGEAVNKSLVENSAITLGRLAWIRPDLVAPHMEHFMKPWCLALSMVRDDIEKEEAFRGLCAVVKVNPSGGVSSLVFICKAIASWHEIRNEDVKNEVSQVLNGYKHMLGNSWAECWSALEPPVKERLSRYQV, from the exons ATGGCGGTCTGGCAGCCCCGAGAGGATGGCCTCTCTGAGATCTGTGCTCTTCTCGAGCAACAGATTTCTCCTTCCTCCGCCGCCGTTGACAAGTCTCAGATTTGGAAGCAACTTGAGCACTTCTCCCAGATTCCCGATTTCAACAACTATCTCGTCTTCATCCTCGTCCGCGCTCAG GGTAAGTCAGTAGAGATTCGCCAAGCTGCTGGATTGCTGCTGAAAAACAATTTGAAAGGTGGATATTCATCCATGGCTCAAGAGAACCGAAAGTACATCAAGTCGGAGCTGCTGCCTTGTCTGGGAGCAGTGGACAGACATATCCGGACAACGGTTGGAACTATCATCAGTGAAATTGTTAATATAGATGGTGTTTCTGGATGGCTTGAGCTTTTGCCAGCTCTTGTAACTTGTTTAGACAGCAATGATCTGAATCACATGGATGGTGCAATGGATGCATTGTCAaag ATTTGTGAGGATATCCCACATGTATTGGATTCAGAAGTGCCTGGTTTAGCAGAAACCACCCCTATCAACATTTTCTTGCCTAGGCTATTTCAG TTTTTCCAATCGCCACATGCTTCGCTGAGGAAGCTTTCCCTAGGGTGTGTGAACCAATATGTCATAATTATGCCTGCT GCTTTGTACAATTCCATGGATAAGTACCTCCAGGGCCTGTTTGTCCTTGCCAATGATCCTGTAGCAGAAGTCAGAAAATTA GTATGCGCAGCATTTGTGCAGCTCACGGAAGTTCTCCCCTCGTCTATAGAG CCACATCTCAGGAATGTAATGGAATACATGCTACAAGTCAACAAATACCCTGACGAAGAAGTCGCTCTTGAAGCATGTGAATTTTG GTCTGCGTACTGTGACGCTCAGCTTCCGCCGGACAATTTAAAAGAGTTACTACCACGACTTATTCCA GTGTTGCTCTCAAACATGGCTTATGCAGATGACGACGAGTCGCTTTTGGATGCGGAG GAAGATGAGTCTCAACCAGACAGAGATCAG GATTTGAAACCTCGATTTCATACATCAAGGCTTCATGGATCAGAGTATTTTGATGACGAT GATGATGACTCGTTTAACGTCTGGAATTTAAGAAAGTGCAGTGCAGCAGCTATTGACGTTCTCTCTAATGTATTTGGAGATGAAATCCTTCCAGCACTCATGCCTCTTATTCAG GCGAAAATATCAACTTCTGGTGATGAGACCTGGAAAGAAAGGGAAGCTGCTGTTTTGACCCTTGGGGCTATTGCTGAAGGCTGCTTTAACGGTCTTTACCCTCACTTGTCTGAG ATCGTAgcatttcttcttcctcttttagATGACAAGTTCCCTCTCATACGGAGCATATCTTGCTGGACGCTTTCTCGATTTGGCAAGTATCTTATCCAG gAAACTGGCAATCCAAAGGGTTACGAACAGTTTGAGAAAGTTCTTATGGGTCTTCTCCGCAGACTCTTGGATACGAACAAGCGGGTCCAGGAGGCTGCCTGTTCAGCTTTTGCAACTGTTGAAGAGGATGCCGCTGAAGAGTTAGTGCCACACCTAGGAGTAATACTGCAGCATCTAATGTGCGCTTTTGGAAAGTATCAG AGGCGGAACTTAAGAATTGTTTATGATGCTATTGGAACACTGGCAGATTCGGTTAGAGAAGAGTTGAATAAG CCTGCTTATCTTGAAATTCTGATGCCTCCACTGGTCGCAAAGTGGCAACAACTTTCAAATTCAGACAAAGATCTATTTCCATTGCTGGAATGCTTCACGTCTATTTCGCAG GCTTTGGGTGTTGGGTTCGCTCCATTTGCTCAGCCTGTTTTCCAGAGATGTATGGATATCATCCAGCTACAACAACTGGCTAAG GTTGATCCTGCTTCTGCTGGGGCTCAGTACGATAGAGAATTCATTGTTTGCTCTCTTGATTTACTTTCTGGACTTGCTGAAGGACTTGGCAGTGGGATAGAGTCTCTG ATTTCACAAAGTAACCTAAGAGATGTGCTTCTTAAGTGTTGCATGGATGAAACCTCTGATGTCAGACAAAGTGCTTTTGCCCTCATGGGTGATCTTGCAAGA GTATTCCCGGCCTACCTACAACCTCGTCTGCTTGAGTTCCTTGAAATTGCAAGCCAGCAACTG AATGCAAACCTCAGTAGAGAAAACCTTTCTGTCGCAAATAATGCTTGTTGGGCCATTGGAGAATTAGCAGTCAAG GTTCGTCAAGAAGTCTCACCAATTGTGACCAACGTTGTCTCTTCCCTGGGCCTGATTCTTCAGCATGGAGAG GCTGTTAATAAGTCACTAGTTGAGAACAGTGCAATTACTTTGGGGAGACTAGCATGGATTCGTCCAGACCTCGTTGCACCTCACATGGAGCACTTCATGAAGCCATGGTGCTTGGCATTGTCAAT GGTACGTGATGACATTGAGAAAGAAGAGGCATTTAGAGGATTATGTGCAGTg GTTAAAGTGAATCCATCAGGAGGTGTCAGCTCACTTGTTTTCATATGCAAAGCCATTGCAAGCTGGCAT GAAATAAGAAACGAGGACGTCAAAAACGAAGTCTCCCAAGTTCTGAACGGCTATAAACAC ATGCTTGGAAACTCATGGGCGGAATGTTGGTCTGCTTTGGAACCTCCTGTAAAAGAAAGGCTTTCGAGATACCAAGTGTAA
- the LOC106439823 gene encoding multidrug resistance protein 2-like isoform X1 encodes MEDGFVGLRHMLTIVFLSGFAGFMEAPVITDVTVAAVCSRPDDSCSLAVYLTGFQQVAIGLGTMVMMPVIGNLSDRYGTKAILTLPMCLSILPPVILGYRRDTHFFYLFYIIKILTALVCEGAVDCLAFAYVGENIHDRTRISAFSILAGIKVISGLCGTLVARFLPVALIFKVSAISFLVGLLYMRIFLKERINNDEVGDHHQDDHASSEVTMLEEPILNDTTIKTSVFNKKQSSLKDMIFLMKTSTIFVQALVVTFFSSFSDSGMQSAFLYFLKARFGFDKNQFADLLLLITIVGSISQLFVLPRFASSIGERKLLSTGLFMEFMNMAIVSISWAPWVPYLTTVFVPGAIIVMPSVCGIASRQAGPGEQGKVQGCISGVKSFGKVVAPFVFSPLTALFLSNNAPFYFPGFSLLCIALSSMIGFLQSLMIKDVPPQQLNKEINNCSREEV; translated from the exons ATGGAGGATGGGTTTGTAGGGTTGAGACACATGTTGACGATTGTGTTCCTCTCTGGGTTCGCCGGATTCATGGAAGCACCTGTGATTACTGACGTAACCGTCGCCGCCGTTTGCTCCAGACCAGACGACTCATGTTCTCTCGCTGTCTACCTCACCGGTTTCCAACAAGTG GCAATAGGTTTGGGGACTATGGTAATGATGCCAGTAATTGGGAATCTATCAGACAGATATGGGACTAAAGCAATTCTAACTCTTCCCATGTGTCTCTCCATTCTTCCTCCTG taATATTAGGCTACAGAAGGGATACGCATTTTTTCTACCTGTTTTACATAATCAAAATTCTGACCGCTTTGGTATGCGAAGGTGCCGTTGACTGCCTCGCCTTTGCTTATGTG GGAGAAAATATTCACGACAGAACAAGAATATCAGCATTTAGCATTTTAGCTGGTATCAAAGTGATCTCTGGACTTTGCGGAACATTAGTTGCTCGATTTCTACCTGTAGCATTGATTTTTAAG GTTTCAGCTATATCGTTTCTTGTTGGTCTGTTGTACATGAGAATTTTCCTAAAGGAAAGGATAAACAATGATGAAGTTGGTGATCATCATCAAGATGACCACGCTAGCAGTGAGGTTACGATGTTAGAAGAGCCGATTCTGAATGACACAACTATTAAAACAAGTGTCTTTAACAAGAAGCAATCTTCATTGAAAGATATGATATTCTTGATGAAAACTAG TACCATATTCGTGCAAGCATTGGTTGTTACATTCTTCAGCAGTTTCTCAGATAGTGGAATGCAGTCTGCTTTCTTG TATTTTCTGAAAGCGCGTTTTGGCTTTGACAAGAATCAGTTTGCTGATCTCCTGTTGTTGATTACCATCGTTGGGTCTATCTCTCAA CTTTTTGTATTGCCAAGATTTGCTTCTAGCATTGGAGAACGCAAACTTTTATCTACGGGTCTTTTTATGGAATTCATGAAT ATGGCCATTGTCAGCATTTCTTGGGCACCATGG GTTCCGTATCTCACCACTGTGTTTGTACCTGGAGCCATAATTGTGATGCCATCA GTTTGTGGTATTGCTTCAAGACAAGCCGGACCCGGTGAACAG GGAAAAGTGCAAGGATGCATATCTGGAGTGAAATCTTTTGGGAAAGTTGTGGCACCATTTGTTTTCAGTCCACTGACAG CGTTGTTCCTCTCCAACAATGCACCATTTTATTTCCCTGGATTCAGCCTTCTGTGCATCGCCTTGTCTTCG ATGATTGGTTTCTTGCAGAGCCTAATGATAAAAGATGTACCTCCTCAACAATTGAACAAAGAAATCAACAACTGCTCGAGGGAGGAAGTGTGA
- the LOC106439824 gene encoding transportin-1 isoform X1, whose amino-acid sequence MAVWQPREDGLSEICALLEQQISPSSAAVDKSQIWKQLEHFSQIPDFNNYLVFILVRAQGKSVEIRQAAGLLLKNNLKGGYSSMAQENRKYIKSELLPCLGAVDRHIRTTVGTIISEIVNIDGVSGWLELLPALVTCLDSNDLNHMDGAMDALSKICEDIPHVLDSEVPGLAETTPINIFLPRLFQFFQSPHASLRKLSLGCVNQYVIIMPAALYNSMDKYLQGLFVLANDPVAEVRKLVCAAFVQLTEVLPSSIEPHLRNVMEYMLQVNKYPDEEVALEACEFWSAYCDAQLPPDNLKELLPRLIPVLLSNMAYADDDESLLDAEEDESQPDRDQDLKPRFHTSRLHGSEYFDDDDDDSFNVWNLRKCSAAAIDVLSNVFGDEILPALMPLIQAKISTSGDETWKEREAAVLTLGAIAEGCFNGLYPHLSEIVAFLLPLLDDKFPLIRSISCWTLSRFGKYLIQETGNPKGYEQFEKVLMGLLRRLLDTNKRVQEAACSAFATVEEDAAEELVPHLGVILQHLMCAFGKYQRRNLRIVYDAIGTLADSVREELNKPAYLEILMPPLVAKWQQLSNSDKDLFPLLECFTSISQALGVGFAPFAQPVFQRCMDIIQLQQLAKVDPASAGAQYDREFIVCSLDLLSGLAEGLGSGIESLISQSNLRDVLLKCCMDETSDVRQSAFALMGDLARVFPAYLQPRLLEFLEIASQQLNANLSRENLSVANNACWAIGELAVKVRQEVSPIVTNVVSSLGLILQHGEAVNKSLVENSAITLGRLAWIRPDLVAPHMEHFMKPWCLALSMVRDDIEKEEAFRGLCAVVKVNPSGGVSSLVFICKAIASWHEIRNEDVKNEVSQVLNGYKHMLGNSWAECWSALEPPVKERLSRYQVFTELDEQKALLTHN is encoded by the exons ATGGCGGTCTGGCAGCCCCGAGAGGATGGCCTCTCTGAGATCTGTGCTCTTCTCGAGCAACAGATTTCTCCTTCCTCCGCCGCCGTTGACAAGTCTCAGATTTGGAAGCAACTTGAGCACTTCTCCCAGATTCCCGATTTCAACAACTATCTCGTCTTCATCCTCGTCCGCGCTCAG GGTAAGTCAGTAGAGATTCGCCAAGCTGCTGGATTGCTGCTGAAAAACAATTTGAAAGGTGGATATTCATCCATGGCTCAAGAGAACCGAAAGTACATCAAGTCGGAGCTGCTGCCTTGTCTGGGAGCAGTGGACAGACATATCCGGACAACGGTTGGAACTATCATCAGTGAAATTGTTAATATAGATGGTGTTTCTGGATGGCTTGAGCTTTTGCCAGCTCTTGTAACTTGTTTAGACAGCAATGATCTGAATCACATGGATGGTGCAATGGATGCATTGTCAaag ATTTGTGAGGATATCCCACATGTATTGGATTCAGAAGTGCCTGGTTTAGCAGAAACCACCCCTATCAACATTTTCTTGCCTAGGCTATTTCAG TTTTTCCAATCGCCACATGCTTCGCTGAGGAAGCTTTCCCTAGGGTGTGTGAACCAATATGTCATAATTATGCCTGCT GCTTTGTACAATTCCATGGATAAGTACCTCCAGGGCCTGTTTGTCCTTGCCAATGATCCTGTAGCAGAAGTCAGAAAATTA GTATGCGCAGCATTTGTGCAGCTCACGGAAGTTCTCCCCTCGTCTATAGAG CCACATCTCAGGAATGTAATGGAATACATGCTACAAGTCAACAAATACCCTGACGAAGAAGTCGCTCTTGAAGCATGTGAATTTTG GTCTGCGTACTGTGACGCTCAGCTTCCGCCGGACAATTTAAAAGAGTTACTACCACGACTTATTCCA GTGTTGCTCTCAAACATGGCTTATGCAGATGACGACGAGTCGCTTTTGGATGCGGAG GAAGATGAGTCTCAACCAGACAGAGATCAG GATTTGAAACCTCGATTTCATACATCAAGGCTTCATGGATCAGAGTATTTTGATGACGAT GATGATGACTCGTTTAACGTCTGGAATTTAAGAAAGTGCAGTGCAGCAGCTATTGACGTTCTCTCTAATGTATTTGGAGATGAAATCCTTCCAGCACTCATGCCTCTTATTCAG GCGAAAATATCAACTTCTGGTGATGAGACCTGGAAAGAAAGGGAAGCTGCTGTTTTGACCCTTGGGGCTATTGCTGAAGGCTGCTTTAACGGTCTTTACCCTCACTTGTCTGAG ATCGTAgcatttcttcttcctcttttagATGACAAGTTCCCTCTCATACGGAGCATATCTTGCTGGACGCTTTCTCGATTTGGCAAGTATCTTATCCAG gAAACTGGCAATCCAAAGGGTTACGAACAGTTTGAGAAAGTTCTTATGGGTCTTCTCCGCAGACTCTTGGATACGAACAAGCGGGTCCAGGAGGCTGCCTGTTCAGCTTTTGCAACTGTTGAAGAGGATGCCGCTGAAGAGTTAGTGCCACACCTAGGAGTAATACTGCAGCATCTAATGTGCGCTTTTGGAAAGTATCAG AGGCGGAACTTAAGAATTGTTTATGATGCTATTGGAACACTGGCAGATTCGGTTAGAGAAGAGTTGAATAAG CCTGCTTATCTTGAAATTCTGATGCCTCCACTGGTCGCAAAGTGGCAACAACTTTCAAATTCAGACAAAGATCTATTTCCATTGCTGGAATGCTTCACGTCTATTTCGCAG GCTTTGGGTGTTGGGTTCGCTCCATTTGCTCAGCCTGTTTTCCAGAGATGTATGGATATCATCCAGCTACAACAACTGGCTAAG GTTGATCCTGCTTCTGCTGGGGCTCAGTACGATAGAGAATTCATTGTTTGCTCTCTTGATTTACTTTCTGGACTTGCTGAAGGACTTGGCAGTGGGATAGAGTCTCTG ATTTCACAAAGTAACCTAAGAGATGTGCTTCTTAAGTGTTGCATGGATGAAACCTCTGATGTCAGACAAAGTGCTTTTGCCCTCATGGGTGATCTTGCAAGA GTATTCCCGGCCTACCTACAACCTCGTCTGCTTGAGTTCCTTGAAATTGCAAGCCAGCAACTG AATGCAAACCTCAGTAGAGAAAACCTTTCTGTCGCAAATAATGCTTGTTGGGCCATTGGAGAATTAGCAGTCAAG GTTCGTCAAGAAGTCTCACCAATTGTGACCAACGTTGTCTCTTCCCTGGGCCTGATTCTTCAGCATGGAGAG GCTGTTAATAAGTCACTAGTTGAGAACAGTGCAATTACTTTGGGGAGACTAGCATGGATTCGTCCAGACCTCGTTGCACCTCACATGGAGCACTTCATGAAGCCATGGTGCTTGGCATTGTCAAT GGTACGTGATGACATTGAGAAAGAAGAGGCATTTAGAGGATTATGTGCAGTg GTTAAAGTGAATCCATCAGGAGGTGTCAGCTCACTTGTTTTCATATGCAAAGCCATTGCAAGCTGGCAT GAAATAAGAAACGAGGACGTCAAAAACGAAGTCTCCCAAGTTCTGAACGGCTATAAACAC ATGCTTGGAAACTCATGGGCGGAATGTTGGTCTGCTTTGGAACCTCCTGTAAAAGAAAGGCTTTCGAGATACCAAGT ATTCACTGAGCTTGATGAGCAGAAGGCGCTTTTGACACACAATTAA
- the LOC106439823 gene encoding tetracycline resistance protein, class E-like isoform X3, whose amino-acid sequence MTVKITSLDKFIGIQLLQRQHGNSQHPSQRVILGYRRDTHFFYLFYIIKILTALVCEGAVDCLAFAYVGENIHDRTRISAFSILAGIKVISGLCGTLVARFLPVALIFKVSAISFLVGLLYMRIFLKERINNDEVGDHHQDDHASSEVTMLEEPILNDTTIKTSVFNKKQSSLKDMIFLMKTSTIFVQALVVTFFSSFSDSGMQSAFLYFLKARFGFDKNQFADLLLLITIVGSISQLFVLPRFASSIGERKLLSTGLFMEFMNMAIVSISWAPWVPYLTTVFVPGAIIVMPSVCGIASRQAGPGEQGKVQGCISGVKSFGKVVAPFVFSPLTALFLSNNAPFYFPGFSLLCIALSSMIGFLQSLMIKDVPPQQLNKEINNCSREEV is encoded by the exons ATGACAGTGAAGATTACAAGTTTAGACAAGTTCATCGGGATCCAGCTACTACAGAGACAACATGGGAATTCTCAGCACCCGAGTCAACGAg taATATTAGGCTACAGAAGGGATACGCATTTTTTCTACCTGTTTTACATAATCAAAATTCTGACCGCTTTGGTATGCGAAGGTGCCGTTGACTGCCTCGCCTTTGCTTATGTG GGAGAAAATATTCACGACAGAACAAGAATATCAGCATTTAGCATTTTAGCTGGTATCAAAGTGATCTCTGGACTTTGCGGAACATTAGTTGCTCGATTTCTACCTGTAGCATTGATTTTTAAG GTTTCAGCTATATCGTTTCTTGTTGGTCTGTTGTACATGAGAATTTTCCTAAAGGAAAGGATAAACAATGATGAAGTTGGTGATCATCATCAAGATGACCACGCTAGCAGTGAGGTTACGATGTTAGAAGAGCCGATTCTGAATGACACAACTATTAAAACAAGTGTCTTTAACAAGAAGCAATCTTCATTGAAAGATATGATATTCTTGATGAAAACTAG TACCATATTCGTGCAAGCATTGGTTGTTACATTCTTCAGCAGTTTCTCAGATAGTGGAATGCAGTCTGCTTTCTTG TATTTTCTGAAAGCGCGTTTTGGCTTTGACAAGAATCAGTTTGCTGATCTCCTGTTGTTGATTACCATCGTTGGGTCTATCTCTCAA CTTTTTGTATTGCCAAGATTTGCTTCTAGCATTGGAGAACGCAAACTTTTATCTACGGGTCTTTTTATGGAATTCATGAAT ATGGCCATTGTCAGCATTTCTTGGGCACCATGG GTTCCGTATCTCACCACTGTGTTTGTACCTGGAGCCATAATTGTGATGCCATCA GTTTGTGGTATTGCTTCAAGACAAGCCGGACCCGGTGAACAG GGAAAAGTGCAAGGATGCATATCTGGAGTGAAATCTTTTGGGAAAGTTGTGGCACCATTTGTTTTCAGTCCACTGACAG CGTTGTTCCTCTCCAACAATGCACCATTTTATTTCCCTGGATTCAGCCTTCTGTGCATCGCCTTGTCTTCG ATGATTGGTTTCTTGCAGAGCCTAATGATAAAAGATGTACCTCCTCAACAATTGAACAAAGAAATCAACAACTGCTCGAGGGAGGAAGTGTGA
- the LOC106439823 gene encoding tetracycline resistance protein, class E-like isoform X2 has product MFSRCLPHRFPTSGLGTMVMMPVIGNLSDRYGTKAILTLPMCLSILPPVILGYRRDTHFFYLFYIIKILTALVCEGAVDCLAFAYVGENIHDRTRISAFSILAGIKVISGLCGTLVARFLPVALIFKVSAISFLVGLLYMRIFLKERINNDEVGDHHQDDHASSEVTMLEEPILNDTTIKTSVFNKKQSSLKDMIFLMKTSTIFVQALVVTFFSSFSDSGMQSAFLYFLKARFGFDKNQFADLLLLITIVGSISQLFVLPRFASSIGERKLLSTGLFMEFMNMAIVSISWAPWVPYLTTVFVPGAIIVMPSVCGIASRQAGPGEQGKVQGCISGVKSFGKVVAPFVFSPLTALFLSNNAPFYFPGFSLLCIALSSMIGFLQSLMIKDVPPQQLNKEINNCSREEV; this is encoded by the exons ATGTTCTCTCGCTGTCTACCTCACCGGTTTCCAACAAGTG GTTTGGGGACTATGGTAATGATGCCAGTAATTGGGAATCTATCAGACAGATATGGGACTAAAGCAATTCTAACTCTTCCCATGTGTCTCTCCATTCTTCCTCCTG taATATTAGGCTACAGAAGGGATACGCATTTTTTCTACCTGTTTTACATAATCAAAATTCTGACCGCTTTGGTATGCGAAGGTGCCGTTGACTGCCTCGCCTTTGCTTATGTG GGAGAAAATATTCACGACAGAACAAGAATATCAGCATTTAGCATTTTAGCTGGTATCAAAGTGATCTCTGGACTTTGCGGAACATTAGTTGCTCGATTTCTACCTGTAGCATTGATTTTTAAG GTTTCAGCTATATCGTTTCTTGTTGGTCTGTTGTACATGAGAATTTTCCTAAAGGAAAGGATAAACAATGATGAAGTTGGTGATCATCATCAAGATGACCACGCTAGCAGTGAGGTTACGATGTTAGAAGAGCCGATTCTGAATGACACAACTATTAAAACAAGTGTCTTTAACAAGAAGCAATCTTCATTGAAAGATATGATATTCTTGATGAAAACTAG TACCATATTCGTGCAAGCATTGGTTGTTACATTCTTCAGCAGTTTCTCAGATAGTGGAATGCAGTCTGCTTTCTTG TATTTTCTGAAAGCGCGTTTTGGCTTTGACAAGAATCAGTTTGCTGATCTCCTGTTGTTGATTACCATCGTTGGGTCTATCTCTCAA CTTTTTGTATTGCCAAGATTTGCTTCTAGCATTGGAGAACGCAAACTTTTATCTACGGGTCTTTTTATGGAATTCATGAAT ATGGCCATTGTCAGCATTTCTTGGGCACCATGG GTTCCGTATCTCACCACTGTGTTTGTACCTGGAGCCATAATTGTGATGCCATCA GTTTGTGGTATTGCTTCAAGACAAGCCGGACCCGGTGAACAG GGAAAAGTGCAAGGATGCATATCTGGAGTGAAATCTTTTGGGAAAGTTGTGGCACCATTTGTTTTCAGTCCACTGACAG CGTTGTTCCTCTCCAACAATGCACCATTTTATTTCCCTGGATTCAGCCTTCTGTGCATCGCCTTGTCTTCG ATGATTGGTTTCTTGCAGAGCCTAATGATAAAAGATGTACCTCCTCAACAATTGAACAAAGAAATCAACAACTGCTCGAGGGAGGAAGTGTGA